The following proteins are encoded in a genomic region of Cryptomeria japonica chromosome 11, Sugi_1.0, whole genome shotgun sequence:
- the LOC131038154 gene encoding uncharacterized protein LOC131038154 isoform X2 has product MDPVLSLLDIDPQVPPQFAAIKRLDFIRSAVSFPPESHEKGFKQMLILRHLKVDRVETGLVLSTLAIKPSLTNRYNTLHGGAVAMIASMMGLAAVKTIAADKEFVQTEMSMSYLSAGRIGTLLLDTLELKHSGTKID; this is encoded by the exons ATGGATCCCGTTCTGTCTTTACTGGACATCGACCCGCAAGTCCCACCGCAATTTGCAGCCATTAAACGACTTGATTTTATTCGTTCAGCTGTTTCTTTTCCGCCCGAATCTCATGAAAAGGGTTTCAAACAGATGCTAATTCTCCGTCATTTGAAAGTAGATCGTGTCGAGACTGGCCTGGTCCTTTCCACCCTCGCAATTAAGCCCTCCCTCACG AACAGATATAATACTTTGCATGGAGGGGCGGTGGCAATGATTGCGAGTATGATGGGATTGGCAGCTGTGAAGACGATTGCTGCAGATAAGGAGTTTGTGCAGACTGAAATGAGCATGTCTTACCTCTCTGCTGGACGTATTGGA ACTTTACTGTTGGATACTTTAGAATTAAAGCACTCGGGCACAAAAATAGATTAG
- the LOC131038154 gene encoding uncharacterized protein LOC131038154 isoform X3 — translation MDPVLSLLDIDPQVPPQFAAIKRLDFIRSAVSFPPESHEKGFKQMLILRHLKVDRVETGLVLSTLAIKPSLTNRYNTLHGGAVAMIASMMGLAAVKTIAADKEFVQTEMSMSYLSAGRIGDWMIALINPMAHCL, via the exons ATGGATCCCGTTCTGTCTTTACTGGACATCGACCCGCAAGTCCCACCGCAATTTGCAGCCATTAAACGACTTGATTTTATTCGTTCAGCTGTTTCTTTTCCGCCCGAATCTCATGAAAAGGGTTTCAAACAGATGCTAATTCTCCGTCATTTGAAAGTAGATCGTGTCGAGACTGGCCTGGTCCTTTCCACCCTCGCAATTAAGCCCTCCCTCACG AACAGATATAATACTTTGCATGGAGGGGCGGTGGCAATGATTGCGAGTATGATGGGATTGGCAGCTGTGAAGACGATTGCTGCAGATAAGGAGTTTGTGCAGACTGAAATGAGCATGTCTTACCTCTCTGCTGGACGTATTGGA GACTGGATGATAGCGCTTATCAATCCCATGGCTCATTGCTTGTAA
- the LOC131038154 gene encoding uncharacterized protein LOC131038154 isoform X4 gives MDPVLSLLDIDPQVPPQFAAIKRLDFIRSAVSFPPESHEKGFKQMLILRHLKVDRVETGLVLSTLAIKPSLTNRYNTLHGGAVAMIASMMGLAAVKTIAADKEFVQTEMSMSYLSAGRIGVLQNLF, from the exons ATGGATCCCGTTCTGTCTTTACTGGACATCGACCCGCAAGTCCCACCGCAATTTGCAGCCATTAAACGACTTGATTTTATTCGTTCAGCTGTTTCTTTTCCGCCCGAATCTCATGAAAAGGGTTTCAAACAGATGCTAATTCTCCGTCATTTGAAAGTAGATCGTGTCGAGACTGGCCTGGTCCTTTCCACCCTCGCAATTAAGCCCTCCCTCACG AACAGATATAATACTTTGCATGGAGGGGCGGTGGCAATGATTGCGAGTATGATGGGATTGGCAGCTGTGAAGACGATTGCTGCAGATAAGGAGTTTGTGCAGACTGAAATGAGCATGTCTTACCTCTCTGCTGGACGTATTGGA GTTTTGCAGAATCTATTCTAA